In Calliopsis andreniformis isolate RMS-2024a chromosome 9, iyCalAndr_principal, whole genome shotgun sequence, the genomic window GCGGGTAGGAGGAGTTTACTGATTACTCAGTTAAATTCACGAGTTTCCCAACTCCCGAATTATTTCCCGGATCGTGTTGTCCAATTCATCAATTCTTATGAGTTTTCTCCTCCTTCGCATCCTTCCGAGGAAGAAATTCGACCTTAATTCTCTTGATGTAGTTCGCTTCAAGATATTAGTTGTACCTTTGGCAAATGTATTTTAGCTTTGATCAAGGCACCACTGTGTTTCTCTTCTTCTCTCCGAAGGTAACTAAATTACTTTCCTCCTTAAGTAATTTCTATTACTTTCTGCAATTCGAGAGAATTTCTTGAAACGTAGATAGATAAATAAATGAACGCACAAGTACTAAGAGTAAACATCTAACCGAGGACAGTGCGCGCTAATATTGATCTCGTCCCTGTTTCGACGAAACGACATTTTAAAGGAATCAATACTTAAAACTACTCTCTGGATGTGCGATTCTCTCTAATAACCCATTCCGTTTGAAAACTTCGTTCTGCAGAGACCAAAGATTTACAGTAGCTACTATTAGAGAGGTGGTAGGAGCATGTAACAGCAACGACTCTTAACAAGCCGTGCCACCTTTCTCGTCATAATTAATATTTCCCATGACTCGAAGGATATGCATACATAGTTGTGATGCCATTTAAGAGAGGATCAACGAATGAAGGGAGAATAGTTCGCAGTCAGTCGAATATGGTCAGTGGACATCGGCTTATCGGATCGCTCGTATTTTTCGCCGTTCGACGGGCCAAACGGTGGGATATTAGATATCCGGTTATCGAACTGCAGTCATTTCCGATCTGCATCCAGTTGCTATTTTCCCATTGGTCGTTCGACGAAAGCGTGGAGCAAAGTGGGAGAAAAGAAACGATCTCGGTTCGAGATGATTTGTTGGAAGAACGTATCGAGGGCTCGCTGAAGCGTTGGTAAAGACGTGAGATCTAAATTGCGATCGTTTCGCATCCGGTCCCGCGATTTTTAATAATGTCGTAATATCCAGCTTACGAAGTCGAAGCCAGTTCAGGGCGAGGGGAGGGCAGCAATAACCCATTGGTGAGAAAAAGAAATACTAGTCCTTGGGTCCCATACATTCCGGCAGTCTTCGATTTATCGTCGTCGTAAAAACAACAATGCCGATACGAATTCGTTCCTGTTGATATTATTCAACGAAAAGCAAAGGAATTCGGATTAATCGGTAATTAAATCGAGGCGACGAGGCTGAGCGAAATGCATACCTCTCTGTATCTCCTTCCGCGATGAATCGTCGTTGCGTGGGTTTCGGCATTGTACCTTGTTGTCTGGCTGGTGTAGAAAAGGTGGAGCTGCAAGTCTAGGAGAATGCGCGGCATATCTGTGTCAAATGTAACGAGAAGAGAATCCGGCGCCGCGTGTGGCTGATTTATACAATAATAACGTAAGCGGCACACGGCGGAGCGTAATGGTCGACGGCGTTACGGCGAAGGTCATAACATTAGGGGTGAGAAGAATGTACGGTGTGGCGGGAGGACCGGTGTATCACGGCATTTGGTCGTATGCCAGTTTACCACCGAAATAGAACGGGCTTTGAGGTCGCGGGGGAGAGGAACGAGAACGGAAAAGACGGAAAAGGCGGAAAAAGGCATACGGGGTCCGTCTCTCGCGCGAGTGGGAGACAAAAGGATGGCAATATACGGAACCGGCATAACCGCTTTCATCTGCTGCGTCGACACAGTTTGccggataaaaatgcaactgctaCCAAGTCGTTGCGCCGCAACCTTACGAGCCTCGCTGCTCGTTCAGCGCGTCCGCCTCGAGCGCCATTC contains:
- the LOC143184156 gene encoding uncharacterized protein LOC143184156, producing the protein MTFAVTPSTITLRRVPLTYAAHSPRLAAPPFLHQPDNKVQCRNPRNDDSSRKEIQRGTNSYRHCCFYDDDKSKTAGMYGTQGLVFLFLTNGLLLPSPRPELASTS